From a region of the Corvus moneduloides isolate bCorMon1 chromosome 27, bCorMon1.pri, whole genome shotgun sequence genome:
- the LOC116435537 gene encoding synaptobrevin-like protein 5 isoform X2 encodes MAGLARCQREAEEVAELMRQNVVRALEREGHLEQLQSRAQDLRQASEAFTRTAQTVTRRQRRRQRRWHLVALGLSLLLLFILGLALALALARSSPGTVTSTVPTARGETKHPPSTAGTLLGPSDDRTTGSPQ; translated from the exons ATG gcgGGGCTGGCACGGTGCCAGCGCGAGGCCgaggaggtggcagagctgATGCGACAGAACGTGGTGCGGGCGCTGGAGCGGGAggggcacctggagcagctgcagagccgTGCCCAGGACCTGCGACAAGCG aGTGAAGCCTTCACCCGCACCGCACAGACGGTGACGCGGCGCCAGCGCAGGCGACAGCGGCGGTGGCACCTGGTGGCCCTCggcctcagcctcctcctcctcttcatcctggGTCTGGCACTGGCGCTGGCCCTGGCACGGTCATCGCCCGGGACTGTCACCAGCACTGTCCCCACCGCACGGGGGGAGACCAAGCACCCCCCCAGCACTGCGGGGACCCTGCTGGGACCCTCTGATGACAGAACAACGGGGTCCCCACAATAA
- the LOC116435537 gene encoding synaptobrevin-like protein 5 isoform X1 codes for MGVLAGLARCQREAEEVAELMRQNVVRALEREGHLEQLQSRAQDLRQASEAFTRTAQTVTRRQRRRQRRWHLVALGLSLLLLFILGLALALALARSSPGTVTSTVPTARGETKHPPSTAGTLLGPSDDRTTGSPQ; via the exons ATGGGGGTCCTG gcgGGGCTGGCACGGTGCCAGCGCGAGGCCgaggaggtggcagagctgATGCGACAGAACGTGGTGCGGGCGCTGGAGCGGGAggggcacctggagcagctgcagagccgTGCCCAGGACCTGCGACAAGCG aGTGAAGCCTTCACCCGCACCGCACAGACGGTGACGCGGCGCCAGCGCAGGCGACAGCGGCGGTGGCACCTGGTGGCCCTCggcctcagcctcctcctcctcttcatcctggGTCTGGCACTGGCGCTGGCCCTGGCACGGTCATCGCCCGGGACTGTCACCAGCACTGTCCCCACCGCACGGGGGGAGACCAAGCACCCCCCCAGCACTGCGGGGACCCTGCTGGGACCCTCTGATGACAGAACAACGGGGTCCCCACAATAA